In Primulina eburnea isolate SZY01 chromosome 14, ASM2296580v1, whole genome shotgun sequence, the following proteins share a genomic window:
- the LOC140811117 gene encoding uncharacterized protein, with protein sequence MAHGNLSEFPRLGSLSAIDDPMSLYFLHHSDNPGLTLVSQSLTGDNYASWSRAMRIALSVKNKLGFVDGTIVKPLEADTHLLGFWARNNNIMISWILNSVSKDISASILFSESAAAIWDDLKERFQQSDSPRIFQLKHDLVSLRQEQLSVSVCET encoded by the coding sequence ATGGCGCATGGAAATCTATCCGAATTTCCTCGACTAGGCAGTCTCTCTGCCATAGATGATCCAATGAGCCTTTACTTCTTGCATCATTCTGATAATCCGGGACTCACATTAGTTTCGCAATCGTTGACTGGAGACAATTACGCTTCTTGGAGCAGAGCCATGCGAATTGCGTTATCGGTCAAGAACAAGCTGGGGTTTGTGGATGGGACAATTGTGAAGCCATTAGAGGCTGATACACATTTACTTGGTTTCTGGGCTAGAAACAACAATATCATGATATCTTGGATCCTTAATTCTGTATCCAAAGATATTTCCGCAAGCATTCTATTTTCTGAATCCGCAGCCGCCATATGGGATGATCTCAAGGAGCGATTTCAGCAAAGTGATAGCCCAAGGATTTTCCAATTGAAACATGATCTCGTGAGCTTACGTCAAGAGCAACTTTCTGTTAGTGTATGTGAAACTTAA